AGTACAGACTCTGGCAACTCGAACTGCGAAGACCTTCCAGCGCTGGTCAGCTTAAGCCGTCGACGAGCTACCTTGAATCGCATAATCTCCAGGTAGTCGCTGTCCAGGCGAATATTTGCCGAAATACGGAGGATCCGAGCAGACAAATAAAGCATAAAAGCTTTGTACATGTTTAGTCCATCCTCTGGCGATTGTCGGTGCCAGAGGAGCTGCATGGCGACACGAAGCAACAGCCAGAGAGGCGATCGTCGCCAAGGCATGAAGGCGTCATTCCACATGATCTCGTCCCGGGTGTTCTTCCAAAATCCCGCATCCTTAACTGGCTTTGTCACGGGGCCAAAAAAAGCTGTAACAAACTCCGTCATATTGTGTGGGCTTGGGGTGTTACGCTCCTCGTCATAAAATTGTCCTGCCTTTTTCACTTTGGGGTAAAAACCAGGTGTTTTGGCAGATGCCAGCTTATACAACATGGATAAAATCGACGAAACAAAGTTAGTTTTGCCGATATAATCTTCCATGCGCATGGCGATTGCAACACCTGGGAAATAGCGCCGAAACCTTCCTGCGGAGGCCATTGTGTTTTTGTTACGTGGGGACAACTCGAAAAGGTCGAGTTGCATCTTGTCCAAAGTTCTAATGATCATGACGCCAGCATTCTGTTTGACAATATGGAGGACCACAAACCCTAAATATCATTGTAGAAAATAAAAGTTAGTCGAGCTTTTAAACTAAGAACAACAAAGGCTGAGGTGAGGGCAATTTCAAGTCAAATTATGTCTCGGAACTCACCTAGCTTCCCGTTTACCATCTCTAAAATGGTAACGTTGAGCTTACACTTATCAAACTGAATATTGTCCTGTGTCCGAACACTGATCGTTGCCTGTAAAATGCTGGTCACAGACTCCACCACGGCGCGTTAATCTTGTGGAACGGAATCCTGAAAATCGACAAGTGCATCGTAGACGGTAGACAGCATGATGGCCTTCTGCGTGGGAGACTCATCATCGCCACTGGGGAGCTTTGGGGGTAAAAAGACATGATTAACCAAGTAGAGCAGATGGTGCTGAGCCAAGGCGGCTCCGGCCTTGGTCTTGGACATGATGGATCAAGACAAGCCGCAGATGTATCTCCGTGGCGCGTTGAGCGCGGTTGGGGTGCTTTAATCAGCCAAACGCAGTTCAGGCAAACAAGgccgaaaaaaaacgaaaataagCAGAAAAGATGAAGGGAACAAATAAAGGGCGTTTACGGTATCTAGCAAAGGTGATAGTATCAAGAGACAAGATGATAGAGTACCGCGagcggaaaaaaaaaggtctggTAGGAGAACTGATGATATCTAGAGAGATGggtagagagagaaaagtGATCAGGAACATGAAAAATGTGCAGGCCAAACTTAAAAAGACCGTGCTGGAGGATACCCAATCAAGCAAACAGGCCAAGGCATGCTCAAGGCTTAAGATCTGAGGTCAGAGTGAGTGTTTGTTCAGCACCAACTGAAAACAAACGGAGGCCAGTCGGCACAGTGCAAAGAGCAGTAGATCACAATGCGAGGGCGAACCAAGACTtaccccaggccgccaacaaGAAAACGGATGGACAAAACAGGTCTGTAAAAGCAGAGCTGGTCGACCAagagaacaaaagaaatagcATCTTTGAAAGGTTTCCACAATGGATAACAACGAAGCGTAGTGTTGGCCGCAGACTAGAAGCAATGAAAACCTAGAGAATATCATCGTGCATGGGATACCGCCGTCCCTGTAGAGCACAAGTTGTGTTGGATTTATCGTCTATGACTTGCTTCTCTATGAAACCACCTTCCACTCCACCTTTCCAGCCAAAAAATACAGGTTCCCAAGGTACGTCAAATCCGCAGTATTTCTGGTACAATTACAGGTAAAGTCCCTCGGGCTCACCCTCTTGCTTGGTGCGCAGAACCCTCTCCCTGGCGGCGCGGAAGTCGGCCATCTGGACGCGCATTCTCCTCTCCCGCAGCGCCATCAAACCAGCCTCAGAGCAAATGGCCTTGATGTCGGCACCAGACAGGTCATCCTTCTGCGCAATGAACTCCTCAAGATCGACATCCTCGTTCAGCGACATCTTGGAGGTGTGAAGGGTGAAGATCTTGCGCTTGGTGTTCTGGTCAGGATTCTCGAACAAGATCTTTCTGTCGATACGACCGGGCCTGATCAAGGCCGGATCGAGCGTCTCAATCTTGTTGGTGGCCATGATGACCTTTACGTCACCACGGTCGTCGAAACCATCAAGCTGGTTGAGCAGCTCCAACATAGTACGTTGGACCTCACGCTCGCCTCCAGATGTCGAGTCGTATCTCTTGGTGCCAATAGCATCAATTTCGTCGATGAACACAATGGAGGGGGCGTTTTCAGCAGCAACCTTATTCGGACTGGTCAGTTTATCGAGACGCCGTGATTTCTCAGCGCAACGGGATGATGTGACATACCTGGAACAATTGCCGCACCAATCGAGGTCCATCACCAAGATATTTCTGGATCAGCTCACTACCAACAATGCGCAAGAACGTAGCTGAAGTCTGGTTCGCCACCGCCTTTGCCAAAAGTGTTTTGCCTGTACCAGGAGCTCCGTAAAGAATGACACCCTTGGGTGGCTTGATACCCATCTCCTCGTAGAGCTCCGGATGTAGCAGAGGCAGCTCGACTGACTCCCGGACTTCCTGGATCTGTTGCTCCAAACCACCAATGTCGGCATAAGACTCGGTAGGCGCCTTGTCCAACTTCATCACACTGACCAAGGGGTCAGCATCATCGGTCAAGACACCAACAATGCTGACGCTCTTGTGGTGCAAGAGTACGCTGGCGCCGGGCTCCAGAAGGTCCTTGTCGACAAAGCTCATGATGCTGACATAGTACTCTGGGCCCGTAGTGCTTGAAACGATGGCATGGTCGTCGTCGATCATCTCCTCGAGGGTACCAACTCCCATTGGGCTGCCCCGCATGTCGTCGACACGGCCACGCTCGTCGGCCATGCGATCACCAGCGTCAAGGTCAGATGCAGGAGCATTGCTgtccttggcggccttgacCCGGCGTAGGCGTTCTTGGTTTTCGACAAACTCCTCTTCTAACAACAAGTGATCGTGTGTGCGCTGCATTCGTAGCAATCTC
The Pyricularia oryzae 70-15 chromosome 1, whole genome shotgun sequence DNA segment above includes these coding regions:
- a CDS encoding 26S protease regulatory subunit 4 encodes the protein MGQNQSGMGGGQDGKDDKDKKKDKPKYEPPPRPTTRVGRKKRRGGGTSAAAKLPAIYPTSRCKLRLLRMQRTHDHLLLEEEFVENQERLRRVKAAKDSNAPASDLDAGDRMADERGRVDDMRGSPMGVGTLEEMIDDDHAIVSSTTGPEYYVSIMSFVDKDLLEPGASVLLHHKSVSIVGVLTDDADPLVSVMKLDKAPTESYADIGGLEQQIQEVRESVELPLLHPELYEEMGIKPPKGVILYGAPGTGKTLLAKAVANQTSATFLRIVGSELIQKYLGDGPRLVRQLFQVAAENAPSIVFIDEIDAIGTKRYDSTSGGEREVQRTMLELLNQLDGFDDRGDVKVIMATNKIETLDPALIRPGRIDRKILFENPDQNTKRKIFTLHTSKMSLNEDVDLEEFIAQKDDLSGADIKAICSEAGLMALRERRMRVQMADFRAARERVLRTKQEGEPEGLYL